In Drosophila santomea strain STO CAGO 1482 chromosome 2L, Prin_Dsan_1.1, whole genome shotgun sequence, a single window of DNA contains:
- the LOC120443726 gene encoding tRNA (adenine(37)-N6)-methyltransferase isoform X2: MHEDDLKSQLTIARNEINNLRQQVRNLQHVQRKDIETITRLLQDFRCEGCANNNKSAKDKVAGEKQEHQQQTPDHQTGQGQSNHTNGGNSFGEDYAHFRPIGVIRTAFPEKRAVPRQSIVGSRLRGIIQLNDGVFTNPEHSLEGLADFSHLWVIYHFHRNNAHPKAKVAPPRLGGERVGVFSTRSPHRPCPIGLSLVEIEKIENATISFFGTDMVDGTPVLDIKPYIPHYDAPSLSVDSGRTSVGPHESSLDFYDSRQEPDGEESDLELYGAAGYSGNSGIGADAILPPPSAVRVPNWVVASNRLSVTFNEHAEAQLSELQVKKQCIVDILEADPRSVYLRTKYGSQIFTFQLREVTVTCKFDDKAGTVTVVQVRRNENVQVTALDGDLRSA, translated from the exons ATGCACGAGGATGATCTGAAGAGTCAGTTGACCATTGCGCGGAACGAGATCAACAATCTCAG GCAGCAAGTGCGCAACCTGCAGCATGTGCAGCGCAAGGACATTGAGACGATAACCCGCCTGCTGCAGGACTTCCGCTGCGAGGGGTGTgcgaacaacaacaagagcgcCAAGGACAAGGTCGCCGGCGAGAAGCaggagcaccagcagcagacGCCAGACCACCAGACGGGTCAAGGTCAG AGCAACCATACCAATGGAGGGAACAGCTTTGGAGAGGATTACGCCCACTTTCGGCCTATCGGAGTGATCCGGACAGCCTTCCCAGAGAAGCGGGCCGTGCCCAGGCAGTCAATTGTGGGCAGTCGCCTGCGCGGTATCATCCAACTGAACGACGGTGTGTTCACCAATCCGGAGCACTCCTTGGAGGGACTGGCCGACTTCTCGCATCTGTGGGTCATCTACCATTTCCACCGCAACAATGCCCATCCCAAGGCTAAAGTGGCGCCCCCCCGTCTCGGGGGCGAGCGGGTGGGTGTGTTTTCCACTCGATCACCACACCGCCCGTGTCCAATTGGCCTCTCATTGGTGGAGATTGAGAAGATCGAAAACGCCACCATCAGTTTCTTTGGTACGGACATGGTAGACGGCACACCGGTGTTAGACATTAAGCCCTACATTCCACATTACGATGCACCATCCTTGAGCGTTGACTCAG GAAGAACCTCTGTTGGTCCGCATGAGAGCAGCCTGGACTTCTACGATTCCAGGCAGGAGCCTGACGGAGAAGAATCGGACCTGGAACTGTACGGAGCAGCTGGATACAGCGGGAACTCGGGCATTGGAGCTGATGCCATTCTGCCGCCACCAAGCGCCGTGCGAGTGCCCAACTGGGTAGTGGCCAGCAATAGACTTAGCGTGACTTTTAACGAACATGCCGAGGCGCAGCTATCGGAGTTGCAGGTGAAGAAGCAGTGCATCGTGGACATTCTGGAGGCGGATCCGCGCTCCGTTTACTTGCGCACAAAATACGGCTCGCAAATATTTACCTTCCAGCTGCGGGAGGTCACGGTGACGTGCAAATTCGATGACAAGGCCGGCACGGTGACCGTGGTTCAGGTTCGGCGTAACGAAAATGTGCAGGTTACCGCCCTCGACGGCGACCTGCGCAGCGCCTAA
- the LOC120443726 gene encoding tRNA (adenine(37)-N6)-methyltransferase isoform X1, producing the protein MHEDDLKSQLTIARNEINNLRQQVRNLQHVQRKDIETITRLLQDFRCEGCANNNKSAKDKVAGEKQEHQQQTPDHQTGQGQSNHTNGGNSFGEDYAHFRPIGVIRTAFPEKRAVPRQSIVGSRLRGIIQLNDGVFTNPEHSLEGLADFSHLWVIYHFHRNNAHPKAKVAPPRLGGERVGVFSTRSPHRPCPIGLSLVEIEKIENATISFFGTDMVDGTPVLDIKPYIPHYDAPSLSVDSGTLDIQQAEMQHKFLFRTGRTSVGPHESSLDFYDSRQEPDGEESDLELYGAAGYSGNSGIGADAILPPPSAVRVPNWVVASNRLSVTFNEHAEAQLSELQVKKQCIVDILEADPRSVYLRTKYGSQIFTFQLREVTVTCKFDDKAGTVTVVQVRRNENVQVTALDGDLRSA; encoded by the exons ATGCACGAGGATGATCTGAAGAGTCAGTTGACCATTGCGCGGAACGAGATCAACAATCTCAG GCAGCAAGTGCGCAACCTGCAGCATGTGCAGCGCAAGGACATTGAGACGATAACCCGCCTGCTGCAGGACTTCCGCTGCGAGGGGTGTgcgaacaacaacaagagcgcCAAGGACAAGGTCGCCGGCGAGAAGCaggagcaccagcagcagacGCCAGACCACCAGACGGGTCAAGGTCAG AGCAACCATACCAATGGAGGGAACAGCTTTGGAGAGGATTACGCCCACTTTCGGCCTATCGGAGTGATCCGGACAGCCTTCCCAGAGAAGCGGGCCGTGCCCAGGCAGTCAATTGTGGGCAGTCGCCTGCGCGGTATCATCCAACTGAACGACGGTGTGTTCACCAATCCGGAGCACTCCTTGGAGGGACTGGCCGACTTCTCGCATCTGTGGGTCATCTACCATTTCCACCGCAACAATGCCCATCCCAAGGCTAAAGTGGCGCCCCCCCGTCTCGGGGGCGAGCGGGTGGGTGTGTTTTCCACTCGATCACCACACCGCCCGTGTCCAATTGGCCTCTCATTGGTGGAGATTGAGAAGATCGAAAACGCCACCATCAGTTTCTTTGGTACGGACATGGTAGACGGCACACCGGTGTTAGACATTAAGCCCTACATTCCACATTACGATGCACCATCCTTGAGCGTTGACTCAGGTACGTTGGACATACAACAAGCAGAAATGCAACATAAGTTCTTGTTCCGGACAGGAAGAACCTCTGTTGGTCCGCATGAGAGCAGCCTGGACTTCTACGATTCCAGGCAGGAGCCTGACGGAGAAGAATCGGACCTGGAACTGTACGGAGCAGCTGGATACAGCGGGAACTCGGGCATTGGAGCTGATGCCATTCTGCCGCCACCAAGCGCCGTGCGAGTGCCCAACTGGGTAGTGGCCAGCAATAGACTTAGCGTGACTTTTAACGAACATGCCGAGGCGCAGCTATCGGAGTTGCAGGTGAAGAAGCAGTGCATCGTGGACATTCTGGAGGCGGATCCGCGCTCCGTTTACTTGCGCACAAAATACGGCTCGCAAATATTTACCTTCCAGCTGCGGGAGGTCACGGTGACGTGCAAATTCGATGACAAGGCCGGCACGGTGACCGTGGTTCAGGTTCGGCGTAACGAAAATGTGCAGGTTACCGCCCTCGACGGCGACCTGCGCAGCGCCTAA
- the LOC120443728 gene encoding ubiquitin-like-conjugating enzyme ATG10: MGDLSWKDFLSQAKQFLEISQKLGDNWVLAQKDSNEPNVYLKCSQKIRWQSGKNNAGELVSVEYHVVFSVSYQVPMLFFQAHRSDGSLLDVEATWKLFMPESKASDLHQILTQMDHPVLFRPFMALHPCRTAEVLKQFGKPSGNQVLSFISLYGPHVQLHLQNAYGLSQEYT; the protein is encoded by the exons ATGGGCGACTTGAGCTGGAAAGATTTCTTGAGCCAGGCTAAGCAGTTCCTGGAAATTTCCCAGAAGTTGGGTGATAATTGGGTGCTGGCGCAAAAG GACTCGAATGAACCAAACGTCTACCTCAAATGTAGTCAAAAGATTAGAtggcaaagtggcaaaaataACGCAGGGGAGTTGGTTAGTGTGGAGTATCACGTAGTCTTCAGTGTTTCCTATCAAGTACCAATGTTGTTTTTCCAAGCACACAGATCAG ATGGAAGTCTTCTGGATGTCGAGGCCACCTGGAAACTGTTCATGCCCGAATCGAAGGCCAGCGATCTCCACCAGATACTCACACAGATGGATCATCCCGTGCTTTTCAGACCTTTCATGGCACTGCATCCATGCCGCACAGCTGAAGTGCTAAAGCAGTTCGGAAAGCCCAGCGGCAACCAGGTTCTCTCCTTCATCAGCCTGTACGGACCACACGTGCAGTTGCACCTGCAAAATGCATACGGCTTAAGCCAAGAGTATAcgtaa